The sequence below is a genomic window from Sneathiella marina.
TTTTTTACCCGAACTATGGGCTACTCATGCCAAGTTCAACCCGAATAAGGAAGCCATTATTTGTGGAGATGAACGACGCAGTTGGGGAGATTTCGACTCGAATATGAGCAGGATAGCCAATGCTCTCGTCTCCCGGGGTATTGGGCGAGGGGATAAAGTTGCTGTTCTGATGAGCAACAAGGTGGAAGCCCTGGAAATAATTTTCGGCGTGGTTCGGGCCAGTGCTTGTGTAGTGCCTTTGAGCGGCTTACTGACGGCTGAGCAAATGTCAACGCTCATAAATGATTGCGACGCTGTTATGCTGATCGCCGCCGCCGCTTACCGGGAACGCATCGGTCAAGTGTATAAAGAGCTTTGCAACATTCCGGAATTGAATTTTATTGCCGCTGATTTTTCTGCCCCGGGCTGGACAGACTTTCAGACTTTTATTGCCGGGACATCAGACTTGGCACCCGATGTGGATTTCAGGCAGGATGACGATTTCAACATTATATACAGCTCAGGTACAACCGGGCTTCCAAAAGGCATCGTTCAAACCCATCGTGCTCGTCAGCATTGGTCTTTTAGCAACGCCATTGAAATGGGGTTTTCATCATCATCACGGGCCATGACAACAACCGCTTTATATTCCAACGGAACATGGCTAATGGTCCTTCCGGTACTGTTTGCTGGTGGGACGCTTGTTGTATTACCTGAATTCAGTCCAGCGGCTTTTTTGAAGACAGTGGAGCATGAGAATATTACGCATACTTTCATGGTTCCCACGCAGTTCATTGTAACATTGGATTACCAAGAATTTGATACCTTTAACCTGAGCAGCTTACAGGCCGTGCTCTGTGCTGGATCGCCCTTGCGACCTGATACAAAAGAGGAGGTGTTGCGTCGCCTTACTCCTAATCTATATGCCCTTTATGGCTATTCAGAAGGGTTCGCCTCCATGAGTAAGCCGCATATGCATGCCGGTAAACCAGATTCCGTCGGCATTCCGGTTTTAGGGTTTGATGTAAAAATTTTCGATGACGACGGAAACGAGCTTGATCGAGGACATGTTGGCGAGATTTGCGGGTATGGTGCCGGTATGATGAAATGCTATTACAAACGAGACGACCTAACCCAAGAGATGATTGTTATGGACAGCTCAGGTCGAAGTTTCTTGCGGTCGGGAGATATTGGAAAGATGGATGAAGAGGGGCATCTTTATATTCTAGATCGCAAAAAAGACATGATCATTTCAGGCGGCTTTAATGTTTTTCCCGCGGATATAGAGGCAATAATTGGCGAGCATCCGGATGTTTTGGATGTTACCGTAATCGGTGTTCCCCATGAAAAATGGGGGGAAAGTCCCTATGCACTCATTATTGCAAGTGACAGTGCAACCGAAACAAGTCCAATTGTGCACTGGTCTAATGAAAAGCTGTCGAAGACCCAGCGCATTATAGGTGCCGAATTTGTAGATGAATTTCCGCGGAATGCGCTTGGAAAGGTATTGAAACGAGAGCTTAGGGATCCGTTCTGGATAAAATAGCCGCCGATCACTACCCTGTTATCAAGCTTTCTTTTCCATTGTTCTCGACTCCTGTAATCACTACCTTCAAGATACGTTGTCTAATGACGGGAAGTGGAGCGACAAATGCGATCAGAGAAAATTACGTTTCAGGGTTCTGACGGTATGCTGGCCGCCAGGCTGGATTTACCAATTGGCACACCAAAGACATTTGCACTTTTTGCCCATTGCTTCACTTGCTCGAAAGATATATTTGCAGCATCGCGCGTTGCTGCGGCCCTGACCGATCGCGGGGTTGCGACACTGCGCTTTGATTTTACCGGCCTGGGTCAAAGTGATGGGGAGTTCGAGAATACAAATTTTTCCTCCAACATCACTGATTTACTAAAAGCCGCTGAATTTCTGGACCGGGAATATCAGGCGCCCAGCATCCTTATCGGGCATAGTTTGGGTGGGGCAGCAATTCTGGCAGCCGCGGCCCAGGTTAAAAGCGCCGAAGCCGTCGTCACGATCGGCGCGCCGTTTGATCCGGCACATGTCGGGCATCATTTTCTGGACAGTCAGGCGGAAATTGAGCAAAAAGGTGAAGCTGCGGTCACGATTGGCGGGCGGCCATTCAAGGTGAAAAAGCAGTTTATCGAAGATCTCCATGGACAAGAGCAGGTTGAGCGTTTGAAATCCCTGCATAAACCTCTGCTGATTTTTCATGCGCCGCTGGATCAAACGGTCGGAATAAATAATGCTGGGAATATATTCACCTCCGCCAAGCATCCGAAAAGCTTCATTTCTTTAGATGGTGCAGATCATTTGCTCAGTAAACGCAGCGATGCAATTTACGTAGCCGATGTTATCGGTAGCTGGGCCGAGCGATATATTGACGCGCTAAAACCCGTAAAAGCGACAACCAAACTCAAGTCTGACGAAATCAGCACCGTCGTCGCAGAGGCGGGG
It includes:
- a CDS encoding class I adenylate-forming enzyme family protein, translated to MSSIDDAQVFLPELWATHAKFNPNKEAIICGDERRSWGDFDSNMSRIANALVSRGIGRGDKVAVLMSNKVEALEIIFGVVRASACVVPLSGLLTAEQMSTLINDCDAVMLIAAAAYRERIGQVYKELCNIPELNFIAADFSAPGWTDFQTFIAGTSDLAPDVDFRQDDDFNIIYSSGTTGLPKGIVQTHRARQHWSFSNAIEMGFSSSSRAMTTTALYSNGTWLMVLPVLFAGGTLVVLPEFSPAAFLKTVEHENITHTFMVPTQFIVTLDYQEFDTFNLSSLQAVLCAGSPLRPDTKEEVLRRLTPNLYALYGYSEGFASMSKPHMHAGKPDSVGIPVLGFDVKIFDDDGNELDRGHVGEICGYGAGMMKCYYKRDDLTQEMIVMDSSGRSFLRSGDIGKMDEEGHLYILDRKKDMIISGGFNVFPADIEAIIGEHPDVLDVTVIGVPHEKWGESPYALIIASDSATETSPIVHWSNEKLSKTQRIIGAEFVDEFPRNALGKVLKRELRDPFWIK
- a CDS encoding bifunctional alpha/beta hydrolase/OsmC family protein, which produces MRSEKITFQGSDGMLAARLDLPIGTPKTFALFAHCFTCSKDIFAASRVAAALTDRGVATLRFDFTGLGQSDGEFENTNFSSNITDLLKAAEFLDREYQAPSILIGHSLGGAAILAAAAQVKSAEAVVTIGAPFDPAHVGHHFLDSQAEIEQKGEAAVTIGGRPFKVKKQFIEDLHGQEQVERLKSLHKPLLIFHAPLDQTVGINNAGNIFTSAKHPKSFISLDGADHLLSKRSDAIYVADVIGSWAERYIDALKPVKATTKLKSDEISTVVAEAGPGKFVQHIDSSGHQLVADEPFSVGGSNTGPTPYDLLVSGLGACTSMTIRMYANRKKWPLENVAVKLRHNKIHAEDCAQCETSSGKIDAIEREIELKGELSDEQRARLLEIADLCPVHKTLHSEVVIKSILI